TTCACCGTCGTGAGACGGCGAGCGGCCTGACCAAACTGAAGCCTGAACAACGCGACCTTTTCGAAGCGATTGGCCTGCCGGCACCTGCCGCATCACGCTTGTAGTGCGAATTTTGAAAAGGAGTTTCCAGACTAATCAGTGGATTACGCTTCTATCTGTCGAACTTGGGGGTGCCAATTAGCTCAGTTTTTTTCTATGAATCCAGGTTCGAAAGCTATAGCACGGTGGCCGGTCAGTTTTTTGGTCTGGTGTCGCTGGCACTCTGCGTCTGGGCCTTTTCCAGCAAGCAGGACGATCGGCTATTGATGCTGCTGCTCTCGGCCAACGTGGCCTTCGCGTTACAGTTCATGTTTTTTGAGAGCTGGACTGCCGCTGCGTTGTCATTGCTGGTGATTGCGCGCATTGCGCTCGCACGCCGCTATCCGGGCAGTAAAGTGGCAATGGCAATTGTGTTGGCAGCAAGCGGTGTGGCTTCCGTGCTCACCTGGCAGAGTTGGGCAGACCTGCCCGCCATCGTGGCGATGGTGTTGGGTACGCTGGGCATGTTTCTGCTCCGCGGCATTCCCATGCGTGTCTTCCTGGGTCTGGCAGCATTAGCCAGGACAC
The Halomonas alkalicola DNA segment above includes these coding regions:
- a CDS encoding YgjV family protein, with the protein product MPISSVFFYESRFESYSTVAGQFFGLVSLALCVWAFSSKQDDRLLMLLLSANVAFALQFMFFESWTAAALSLLVIARIALARRYPGSKVAMAIVLAASGVASVLTWQSWADLPAIVAMVLGTLGMFLLRGIPMRVFLGLAALARTLSHVLAGSVGQWPKYSWS